GGCCCGCGTTTGGGTTTTTTCCGCTGGGCTGCCGTTTCGGTCGGGGGggcgtctgaggggtactcagaacCTTCCTCCCCGGGGTCTGGCCTGGAGGGCCAGCACCGAGTCATCTTTTTGGAAAACCTGGGGACAGAcattttttgcgggtttttttctgtcttgtccacctcTTGGAGCAGGGTGACAGTGTCTCCTGTCccgggggttttcttttgccccccGGAGGCAaaatggcttcagggtggctcccgtggtctgggccttgcagggGATCGTAAACATTAGCAtttctgggggggttttttatttttttttccacgccCAACCCACCACGGAGCccaaacaaggggaagctgagtgttaaaaacaatgtctaacagcaacgggGTGAGATGGAAAACCCAGCCAATTACCTTTTGCACCGGACTCAGGGACAGTGTGAGTACCCGGCAGCTGAGTTTGCCCCTCCCGGGGAGACCGCCGTTTTGACCTACCGGCCACAATCGGGCCCGCCTGTCTTCCCGGGAATAGAGGCCCAAAAGGGCGGTTGCTAGCCGAGGGGGTCTCATtccggcatcgctcaacctccgggaTCCCGTCTCCCATGCACGGGGCTGCCACGCACAAGCTGCCTCTGGCTCCCCCAGGGTGGAACCTGGGGGTGGAGCCCAAGGGGGGGATGCCTTTCCACCTACGGGACCATTATTGGGGAACACTTTTGCCCCCCCTTGAGGAGGGGAGCCTTTCCTTTTTTAGgcattcctctccatccctcaagAGGAcctgtccctttttttcaaaatgaatcccttctctctgaacacccaaaggctgtttccctcagtgagagaagagggggtcctgcaccttttCAGTAATTTTCCTTCACCCTCGAAACACCAACCACAGACTTTTTCATCACAGTGGGGAGGAAGCTAATTTTTTTCCGGCAATTTTCCATGGCAGGAGGGGTTTTAAAGTGGTACTTTTCTCTCtaaaacacccaaaggctgtttcacccagtgagagaaggggggtcctgacCTGTTCCATGATTTCCCTATCCTCTAAaaaagccaaccacagactatttcatccgtgagggagagaagcaaatTTTTTATCCGGTCTTCTTCCGGGAGGGAAGTTAGTTTTCGTCTAGCAGAGCTTTTTTAGACAGAaccaattgtatatattatgtataataaaaatttttcagagaacatgaaaaaaaacaaatatgatgattttgatgattttggggaataattaaaaatttaaatttttacaaaaagataattagattaaagataacaaaaagataatgagtaatataaattttaaaaagacaaagataataattataatgaaataaataaaatgataatagatatgtgGAAAATAACcagtataaaataattttcacagtaaaaaaataaagaaaaaatgcttttaaaaatgataaatttttttaataatatgataatatgccCCCCGGCAGTAAAGGTCACACTAGTTGTTTCGTTAATGTTTTTTGAGCACGCTTTTGTCTCGTTCTTTTATTGCTCCTACTGTGTTAGTAACGTGACGTGAAAGAGATTTTTACGCCAAAATCGCATTTGTGGGCAAAAATATCTCAGCGAAATATTGCGTTTTTCTAGACGTCAATTTTTTGACAAatcgaaaatatttgaaaaaaaaaagttattctggCAAAATTCTCTGTACTTCCAGAAGTTTGGGGTttcgaaaaatgcaaaaaaaagaagatacagcATATTATGCATACCCCTAATATAAGCGCGCGCCCATAATGTATGTGTCGCGACATTCTGTATCGATTTTAGGTTTTTaggcaaatttttatcattgttctttaAGAGGAGAGAATAATCTCTAATAGGCAACTCTTTTAAACACAGATTTTTTATCACCAAGACCTCAGTGCCCAGATAAAGTCATCCAAGAAAAATTGTATCTTGTTGCCTCTGTCATCTCGTTGCGCTCTGGGGATTCGCTTTCAAACATTTTACTTATTCACTTTGACTTTTTTGCAACAAAGACCCTGGTAAAAGGCTAGCAAGAAAAGGGGTTGTTGCATACCTTTAAGTAGCCCAGTCAGAAAAAACGGCAGTATACTCTcgtaagaaaaagaggggggacccTTTAAACATGGGATCACCTTTCCGTGGTGTGGAGGCTTCATGTTCTCATACTATTTCAGTAAATGAAACCGATCTATTTATCCCTCTTCGTATGTAGAGTCTGGGTAAGTGTTCTTTTTAAAACCGACTTGTAAGTAggca
The Penaeus monodon isolate SGIC_2016 unplaced genomic scaffold, NSTDA_Pmon_1 PmonScaffold_5414, whole genome shotgun sequence DNA segment above includes these coding regions:
- the LOC119571192 gene encoding basic salivary proline-rich protein 2-like, yielding MKLSERTGGLGLPRGVPFHPGGARGSLCVAAPCMGDGIPEVERCRNETPSASNRPFGPLFPGRQAGPIVAGRSKRRSPREGQTQLPGTHTVPESGAKGPDHGSHPEAILPPGGKRKPPGQETLSPCSKRPDPGEEGSEYPSDAPPTETAAQRKKPKRGPPEQAPKPKGGSETPRPGPTRGGVGPPKGFPQFKVPANPKGFDPAYQK